A genomic segment from Streptomyces sp. NBC_00237 encodes:
- a CDS encoding DNA translocase FtsK, producing the protein MASRTSGKGSQGTTGTAKPRAGRTPGAAKKAAPAKAVAKPPAKKTAAKPAAKKAPAKKAPARKAARPAPKPAPSPTGGVYKLTRGAYLGLAHGVGAMFRGIGRGAKGLDPAHRKDGLALLLLGLALIVAAGTWAHLRGPVGDLVKMLVTGSFGRLDLLVPLLLGAMGIRLIMHPERPEANGRIVIGLSALVIGVLGQVHIACGSPGRDDGSEAMQDAGGLIGWASSVPLTFTMGEVLAVPLLLLLTVFGLLVVTATPVNAIPKRLRQLGIRLGVIEPRPDEVAAGFPEDDERYDEQWREALPEGARGTSARRGEVQEYDPDAAEEEALGRRRRPRRTQSVQPSPYARPMDAVDVAAAAAAALDGAVMNGLPPSPIVADLTQGVSQEPERTSSVPSARGAGKPASELAQRPAGTPSSPSPSHSPSPSPSSAASDSAPVRSPEPGRPAGAAPPKVADLTKEPPKEPTMLPARAEQLQLRGDITYSLPSLDLLERGGPGKTRSAANDAVVESLSNVFMEFKVDAAVTGFTRGPTVTRYEVELGPAVKVEKITALTKNIAYAVASPDVRIISPIPGKSAVGIEIPNSDREMVNLGDVLRLADAAEDDHPMLVALGKNVEGGYEMANLAKMPHVLVAGATGSGKSSCINCLITSVMVRATPEDVRMVLVDPKRVELTAYEGIPHLITPIITNPKRAAEALQWVVREMDLRYDDLAAFGYRHIDDFNAAVRSGKLKTPEGSERELQAYPYLLVIVDELADLMMVAPRDVEDSIVRITQLARAAGIHLVLATQRPSVDVVTGLIKANVPSRLAFATSSLADSRVILDQPGAEKLIGKGDGLFLPMGANKPTRMQGAFVTEDEVAAIVQHCKDQMAPVFRDDVVVGTKQKKEIDEEIGDDLDLLCQATELVVSTQFGSTSMLQRKLRVGFAKAGRLMDLMESRNIVGPTEGSKARDVLVKPDELDGVLDVIRGESPS; encoded by the coding sequence ATGGCCTCACGTACGTCCGGCAAGGGTTCCCAGGGCACGACGGGCACCGCCAAGCCGCGCGCCGGTCGTACGCCGGGCGCTGCGAAGAAGGCGGCGCCCGCGAAGGCCGTGGCGAAACCGCCCGCGAAGAAGACCGCTGCCAAGCCCGCGGCGAAGAAGGCTCCGGCGAAGAAGGCGCCCGCCAGGAAGGCGGCCCGCCCCGCGCCGAAGCCCGCACCGTCTCCCACCGGGGGCGTCTACAAGCTCACCCGCGGCGCCTACCTCGGCCTCGCGCACGGGGTCGGCGCGATGTTCCGCGGCATAGGGCGGGGCGCCAAGGGTCTCGACCCGGCGCACCGCAAGGACGGGCTCGCGCTGCTGCTGCTCGGGCTCGCGCTGATCGTCGCGGCCGGGACCTGGGCGCATCTGCGCGGACCCGTCGGCGACCTGGTGAAGATGCTGGTCACCGGTTCGTTCGGGCGGCTCGACCTGCTGGTGCCGTTGCTGCTCGGTGCGATGGGCATCCGGCTGATCATGCATCCGGAGCGGCCTGAGGCCAACGGACGCATCGTCATCGGGCTCTCGGCACTGGTCATCGGCGTGCTCGGGCAGGTGCACATCGCGTGCGGCTCGCCGGGGCGCGACGACGGGTCCGAGGCGATGCAGGACGCGGGCGGGCTGATCGGCTGGGCCTCCTCGGTGCCGCTGACGTTCACGATGGGCGAGGTACTCGCCGTACCGCTGCTGCTGCTCCTGACGGTCTTCGGGCTGCTGGTGGTCACGGCGACGCCGGTCAACGCGATCCCCAAGCGGCTGCGGCAGCTCGGCATCCGGCTCGGCGTCATCGAACCGCGTCCCGACGAGGTCGCCGCCGGTTTCCCTGAGGACGACGAGCGGTACGACGAGCAGTGGCGCGAGGCGCTTCCCGAGGGCGCACGCGGCACCTCCGCGCGCCGGGGTGAGGTGCAGGAGTACGACCCCGACGCGGCCGAGGAAGAGGCGCTGGGGCGGCGCAGGAGGCCGCGCAGGACCCAGTCCGTGCAGCCGTCTCCGTACGCCAGGCCGATGGACGCGGTCGACGTGGCGGCAGCGGCGGCGGCCGCGCTGGACGGTGCGGTCATGAACGGGCTGCCGCCGTCGCCGATCGTCGCGGACCTGACCCAGGGCGTCTCGCAGGAGCCGGAGCGGACCTCGTCCGTGCCGTCCGCGCGGGGGGCGGGGAAGCCGGCTTCCGAGCTTGCGCAGCGCCCGGCGGGCACCCCGTCGTCGCCTTCACCTTCGCACTCGCCTTCGCCCTCGCCTTCGTCGGCCGCGTCCGATTCCGCTCCCGTACGGTCGCCGGAACCCGGTCGTCCGGCGGGGGCCGCGCCGCCGAAGGTCGCCGACCTCACCAAGGAGCCGCCGAAGGAACCCACGATGCTCCCGGCGCGTGCCGAGCAGCTCCAGCTGCGCGGCGACATCACGTACTCGCTGCCCTCCCTGGACCTCCTGGAGCGCGGCGGACCCGGCAAGACGCGCAGTGCCGCCAACGACGCGGTCGTCGAGTCCCTGTCCAACGTCTTCATGGAGTTCAAGGTCGACGCGGCCGTCACCGGCTTCACGCGCGGCCCGACGGTCACCCGGTACGAGGTCGAGCTCGGCCCGGCCGTCAAGGTCGAGAAGATCACCGCGCTGACCAAGAACATCGCGTACGCGGTCGCCTCCCCGGACGTACGGATCATCTCGCCGATCCCCGGCAAGTCCGCCGTCGGCATCGAGATCCCCAACAGCGACCGCGAGATGGTCAACCTCGGCGACGTGCTGCGCCTGGCGGACGCCGCCGAGGACGACCACCCGATGCTCGTCGCGCTCGGCAAGAACGTCGAGGGCGGCTACGAGATGGCCAACCTGGCGAAGATGCCGCACGTGCTGGTGGCCGGTGCGACCGGTTCCGGCAAGTCGTCCTGCATCAACTGCCTGATCACCTCGGTCATGGTCCGGGCGACCCCCGAGGACGTACGCATGGTCCTCGTCGACCCCAAACGCGTCGAGCTGACCGCGTACGAGGGCATCCCGCACCTGATCACCCCGATCATCACCAACCCCAAGCGGGCCGCCGAGGCGCTCCAGTGGGTCGTACGGGAGATGGACCTGCGGTACGACGACCTCGCGGCCTTCGGGTACCGGCACATCGACGACTTCAACGCGGCCGTGCGCTCGGGCAAGCTCAAGACGCCGGAGGGCAGCGAGCGGGAGCTCCAGGCGTATCCGTACCTGCTGGTGATCGTCGACGAGCTGGCGGACCTGATGATGGTCGCGCCGCGCGACGTGGAGGACTCGATCGTCCGCATCACCCAGCTGGCCCGCGCGGCGGGCATTCACCTGGTGCTCGCCACACAGCGCCCCTCGGTGGACGTCGTCACCGGTCTGATCAAGGCGAACGTGCCCTCCAGGCTCGCCTTCGCCACCTCATCGCTCGCCGACAGCCGGGTCATCCTCGACCAGCCGGGCGCGGAGAAGCTGATCGGCAAGGGCGACGGGCTCTTCCTGCCGATGGGGGCCAACAAACCGACCCGTATGCAGGGCGCGTTCGTCACCGAGGACGAGGTCGCGGCGATCGTTCAGCACTGCAAGGACCAGATGGCGCCGGTCTTCCGGGACGACGTCGTGGTCGGCACCAAGCAGAAGAAGGAGATCGACGAGGAGATCGGCGACGACCTGGACCTGTTGTGCCAGGCCACCGAGCTGGTCGTCTCGACGCAGTTCGGGTCGACGTCGATGCTCCAGCGCAAGCTGCGGGTGGGCTTCGCGAAGGCGGGGCGGCTGATGGACCTGATGGAGTCGCGGAACATCGTGGGGCCGACCGAAGGGTCCAAGGCACGTGACGTCCTCGTGAAGCCGGACGAATTGGATGGCGTACTCGACGTGATCCGGGGAGAGTCTCCTTCATAG
- a CDS encoding two-component system response regulator, whose translation MVQKAKILLVDDRPENLLALEAILSALDQTLVRASSGEEALKALLTDDFAVILLDVQMPGMDGFETAAHIKRRERTRDIPIIFLTAINHGPHHTFRGYAAGAVDYISKPFDPWVLRAKVSVFVELYMKNCQLREQAALLRLQLEGTNRADAGAVKEPAGLLAELSARLAAVEEQAEALSKQLDDESADAAAVATAAHLERKLTGLRRALDALEPGTGGGTGTLPSQN comes from the coding sequence ATGGTGCAGAAGGCCAAGATCCTCCTGGTCGATGACCGGCCGGAGAATCTGTTGGCGCTGGAGGCCATTCTCTCCGCGCTCGATCAGACACTGGTGCGGGCATCGTCAGGGGAGGAAGCGCTCAAAGCACTGCTTACCGATGACTTCGCGGTCATCCTGCTGGACGTGCAGATGCCGGGCATGGACGGATTCGAGACAGCCGCGCACATCAAGCGGCGGGAGCGCACCCGGGACATCCCGATCATCTTTCTCACCGCGATCAACCACGGTCCGCATCACACCTTCCGGGGTTACGCGGCCGGCGCGGTGGACTACATCTCGAAGCCGTTCGACCCCTGGGTGCTCCGCGCCAAGGTGTCGGTCTTCGTCGAGCTGTACATGAAGAACTGTCAGCTGCGGGAGCAGGCGGCTCTGCTGCGCCTCCAGCTGGAAGGTACGAACCGGGCGGACGCGGGAGCGGTGAAGGAGCCCGCCGGGCTGCTCGCCGAACTGTCCGCACGGCTCGCGGCGGTCGAGGAGCAGGCGGAGGCACTCTCCAAGCAGCTCGACGACGAGTCCGCGGACGCGGCGGCGGTCGCCACGGCGGCGCACCTTGAGCGCAAGCTCACGGGGCTGCGCCGGGCGCTCGACGCACTGGAGCCGGGAACGGGTGGGGGCACGGGAACGCTGCCCTCGCAGAACTGA
- a CDS encoding HAMP domain-containing protein, with translation MESGVAARGKSTRTKGGRSRNNGTTEVDTAALNRMLTALVSMRDGNFRKRLTVSGDGVMAEIAAVFNEVADRNLHLTGELARVRRMVGREGKLAERLETGACEGSWAAAIDASNALVEDLVRPVSEVGRVLSAVAEGDLEQRMELRSQAREEGNGHPLRGEFLKVGRTVNNLVDQLSAFTDEVTRVALEVGTEGKLGGQAQVRGMSGSWKDLTDSVNTMAYRLTAQVRDIALVTTAVAKGDLSRKVTVHVAGEMLQLKNTVNTMVDQLSSFSSEVTRVAREVGTEGELGGQAQVPGVAGVWKDLTDSVNLMAGNLTSQVRGIAEVTTAVASGDLSRKVTVNARGEVAQLAETINQMTETLRTFADEVTRVASEVGGEGLLGGQAQVPGAAGTWKDLTDSVNTAFRNLTDQVRNIAQVTTAVANGDLSQKVTVDVAGEMLELKNTVNTMVEQLQSFGSEVTRVAREVGVEGQLGGQAQVPGAAGTWKDLTDSVNTAFRNLTGQVRNIAQVTTAVANGDLSQKVTVDVSGEMLELKVTVNTMVDQLSAFADQVTRMARDVGTEGRLGGQARVDGVSGTWKELTDSVNFMAGNLTSQVRQIAQVTTAVARGDLSQKIDVDARGEILELKNTINTMVDQLSAFADQVTRVAREVGTEGRLGGQAQVPGVAGVWRDLTDSVNGMAGNLTAQVRNIAQVATAVARGDLSQKIDVDARGEILELKNTLNTMVDQLSNFAEQVTRVAREVGTEGILGGQAEVQGVSGTWKDLTQSVNFMANNLTSQVRNIAEVTTAVAQGDLSKKITVDAKGEILDLVTTVNTMVDQLSNFADEVTRVAREVGTDGILGGQARVRGVTGIWKDLSDNVNTMANNLTSQVRNISRVSSAVANGDLTKKVTVEARGEVAELADTVNTMVTTLSSFADEVTRVAREVGTEGELGGQARVPGVAGTWKDLTESVNSMASNLTGQVRQIATVTTAIAKGDLTKKIDIDARGEIQDLKDTINTMVDQLSSFADQVTRVAREVGTDGQLGGQARVRDVDGTWRDLTQSVNEMAGNLTRQVRAMAKVATAVTRGDLNLKIDVDAAGEIQELQDNINTMISNLRDTTLANEEQDWLKGNLARISGLMQGRRDLDDVASLIMSELTPVVSAQQGAFFLALPSGSSAAKGTEIGADADSPYQLRMRGSYGYAPSAMPTVFRPGETLIGTAAEEKRTIQFTPPEGYLKIASGLGEAPPAHVIVLPVLFEGQVLGVIELASFQPFTQIQKDFLNQIADLIATSVNTISVNTKTEVLLEQSQELTEQLRERSEELENRQKALQESNAELEDKAELLARQNRDIEVKNTEIEEARQVLEERAEQLAVSMRYKSEFLANMSHELRTPLNSLLILAKLLADNADANLSPKQVEFAETIHGAGSDLLQLINDILDLSKVEAGKMDVSPTRIALVQLVDYVEATFRPLTAEKGLDFSVRVSPELPATLHTDEQRLLQVLRNLLSNAVKFTDSGAVELVIRPANADVPHEIREQLLEAGSLRDSDGDLIAFSVTDTGIGIAASKMRVIFEAFKQADGTTSRKYGGTGLGLSISREIARLLGGEIHAASEPGRGSTFTLYLPLHPSELPPQGYPQLSPGGLELPRRAPSQDAHRTPDAALPPYHLGVVRNEPQTGAAGLFRRRRKALGQSEERPALPGQPAQAASGSTPQEPWAGQQGQESAPEERRTFGFSGEKVLIVDDDIRNVFALTSVLEQHGLSVLYAENGREGIEVLEQHDDVTVVLMDIMMPEMDGYATTTAIRRMPQFAGLPIIALTAKAMKGDREKAIDSGASDYVTKPVDPDHLLGVMEQWMRGEE, from the coding sequence GTGGAGTCTGGCGTGGCGGCGCGGGGCAAGAGCACGCGCACAAAAGGCGGACGGTCCCGGAACAATGGGACGACCGAGGTGGACACGGCGGCGCTGAACCGCATGCTGACCGCCTTGGTGTCGATGCGGGACGGCAACTTCCGCAAGCGGCTGACGGTTTCCGGCGACGGGGTGATGGCGGAGATCGCCGCCGTCTTCAACGAGGTCGCGGACCGGAATCTGCATCTGACCGGTGAGCTGGCGCGGGTACGGCGCATGGTCGGCCGGGAGGGCAAGCTCGCGGAGCGGCTGGAGACCGGGGCGTGTGAAGGGTCCTGGGCGGCGGCGATCGACGCGTCGAACGCGCTCGTGGAGGACCTCGTACGGCCCGTGTCCGAGGTCGGCCGGGTGCTGTCCGCGGTGGCGGAGGGCGACCTGGAACAGCGGATGGAGCTGCGGTCGCAGGCCCGGGAGGAGGGCAACGGGCATCCGTTGCGCGGTGAGTTCCTCAAGGTCGGGCGGACGGTCAACAACCTCGTCGACCAGTTGTCGGCGTTCACGGACGAAGTGACGCGGGTCGCGCTCGAAGTCGGTACCGAGGGCAAGCTCGGCGGGCAGGCGCAGGTGCGTGGGATGTCCGGTTCGTGGAAGGACCTCACGGACTCGGTCAACACGATGGCGTATCGGCTGACGGCGCAGGTGCGGGACATCGCGCTGGTGACGACGGCGGTCGCCAAGGGCGATCTGTCGCGCAAGGTCACGGTGCACGTGGCCGGTGAGATGCTCCAGCTGAAGAACACCGTGAACACGATGGTGGACCAGCTGTCGTCGTTCTCCTCCGAGGTGACCCGGGTGGCCCGCGAGGTGGGCACCGAGGGCGAGCTCGGCGGGCAGGCACAGGTGCCCGGGGTGGCCGGGGTGTGGAAGGACCTCACCGACTCGGTGAACCTGATGGCGGGGAACCTCACCTCGCAGGTGCGCGGGATCGCCGAGGTGACGACCGCCGTGGCGAGTGGTGACCTGTCGAGGAAGGTCACGGTGAACGCGCGCGGCGAGGTCGCGCAGCTCGCCGAGACGATCAACCAGATGACCGAGACGCTGCGTACGTTCGCCGACGAGGTCACGCGGGTCGCGAGCGAGGTCGGCGGGGAAGGGCTGCTCGGCGGTCAGGCGCAGGTGCCGGGGGCCGCGGGTACGTGGAAGGACCTGACGGACTCCGTCAATACGGCCTTCCGCAACCTCACTGACCAGGTGCGCAACATCGCGCAGGTGACGACGGCGGTCGCCAACGGTGACCTGTCGCAGAAGGTCACCGTGGATGTGGCCGGCGAGATGCTGGAGCTGAAGAACACCGTCAACACGATGGTGGAGCAGCTGCAGTCCTTCGGTTCCGAAGTGACGCGGGTGGCCCGTGAGGTCGGCGTCGAGGGGCAGTTGGGCGGTCAGGCGCAGGTGCCGGGGGCCGCGGGTACGTGGAAGGACCTGACGGACTCCGTCAATACGGCCTTCCGCAACCTCACCGGGCAGGTGCGCAACATCGCGCAGGTGACGACGGCGGTCGCCAACGGTGACCTGTCGCAGAAGGTCACCGTCGACGTGTCCGGCGAGATGCTGGAACTCAAGGTCACCGTCAACACGATGGTCGATCAGCTGTCGGCCTTCGCGGACCAGGTCACGCGGATGGCCCGGGACGTGGGCACGGAGGGACGGCTCGGCGGGCAGGCGCGCGTCGACGGCGTCAGCGGTACGTGGAAAGAACTCACCGACTCCGTCAACTTCATGGCCGGGAACCTGACGTCGCAGGTGCGGCAGATCGCCCAGGTCACGACGGCGGTGGCGCGGGGCGACCTGTCGCAGAAGATCGACGTGGACGCGCGCGGCGAGATCCTGGAGCTGAAGAACACCATCAACACGATGGTCGACCAGCTGTCCGCCTTCGCGGACCAGGTCACGCGGGTCGCGCGCGAAGTGGGTACGGAGGGGCGGCTCGGCGGGCAGGCGCAGGTGCCCGGCGTCGCCGGTGTGTGGCGCGACCTGACCGACTCGGTGAACGGCATGGCCGGGAACCTCACCGCTCAGGTGCGTAACATCGCGCAGGTCGCCACGGCGGTGGCGCGCGGTGACCTGTCGCAGAAGATCGACGTGGACGCGCGCGGCGAGATCCTGGAGCTGAAGAACACCCTCAACACGATGGTCGACCAGCTCTCGAACTTCGCGGAGCAGGTGACGCGGGTGGCCCGTGAGGTGGGCACCGAGGGAATTCTCGGTGGTCAGGCCGAGGTCCAGGGAGTGAGCGGTACCTGGAAGGACCTCACTCAGTCGGTGAACTTCATGGCCAACAACCTGACCTCGCAGGTGCGCAACATCGCCGAGGTGACGACGGCCGTCGCCCAGGGCGACCTGTCCAAGAAGATCACCGTCGACGCGAAGGGCGAGATCCTGGATCTCGTCACGACCGTGAACACGATGGTCGACCAGCTCTCGAACTTCGCCGACGAGGTGACCCGGGTGGCCCGCGAGGTGGGCACCGACGGCATCCTCGGTGGTCAGGCGCGGGTGCGCGGGGTGACCGGCATCTGGAAGGACCTCAGCGACAACGTCAATACGATGGCCAACAACCTGACCTCGCAGGTGCGGAACATCTCCCGGGTGTCGTCCGCCGTGGCCAACGGCGACCTGACGAAGAAGGTCACCGTCGAGGCGCGCGGCGAGGTCGCCGAGCTGGCCGACACCGTCAACACCATGGTGACGACGCTGTCATCGTTCGCCGACGAGGTGACCCGGGTGGCCCGCGAGGTGGGCACGGAGGGCGAGTTGGGCGGCCAGGCGCGCGTACCGGGAGTGGCGGGTACGTGGAAGGACCTCACCGAGTCGGTGAACTCGATGGCCTCCAACCTGACCGGTCAGGTGCGGCAGATCGCGACCGTGACGACCGCCATCGCCAAGGGCGATCTGACCAAGAAGATCGACATCGACGCGCGCGGTGAGATCCAGGACCTGAAGGACACCATCAACACGATGGTCGATCAGCTGTCGTCGTTCGCCGACCAGGTGACGCGGGTGGCCCGCGAGGTGGGCACCGACGGGCAGTTGGGCGGTCAGGCGCGGGTGCGGGACGTCGACGGGACGTGGCGCGACCTCACCCAGTCGGTGAACGAGATGGCCGGGAACCTGACCCGTCAGGTGCGGGCCATGGCGAAGGTCGCGACCGCGGTGACCCGCGGTGACCTCAATCTGAAGATCGACGTGGATGCCGCGGGGGAGATCCAGGAGCTCCAGGACAACATCAACACGATGATCTCCAACCTGCGTGACACCACCCTCGCCAACGAGGAGCAGGACTGGCTGAAGGGCAACCTGGCCCGGATCTCCGGTCTGATGCAGGGCCGCCGCGACCTCGACGACGTCGCCTCGCTGATCATGAGCGAGCTGACGCCTGTGGTGTCCGCGCAGCAAGGGGCGTTCTTCCTGGCGCTGCCATCGGGCTCGTCGGCGGCGAAGGGCACGGAGATCGGTGCGGACGCGGACAGCCCGTACCAGCTGCGGATGCGCGGGAGTTACGGGTACGCGCCGAGTGCCATGCCGACGGTGTTCCGGCCGGGGGAGACCCTCATCGGCACCGCCGCCGAGGAGAAGCGGACCATCCAGTTCACGCCGCCGGAGGGGTATCTGAAGATCGCGTCGGGGCTCGGGGAGGCTCCGCCCGCGCATGTGATCGTGCTGCCGGTGCTCTTCGAGGGGCAGGTGCTCGGGGTGATCGAGCTGGCGTCGTTCCAGCCGTTCACGCAGATCCAGAAGGACTTCCTGAACCAGATCGCCGATCTGATCGCGACCAGCGTCAACACCATCAGTGTCAATACGAAGACCGAGGTCCTGCTGGAGCAGTCGCAGGAGCTGACCGAGCAACTGCGTGAGCGCAGCGAGGAGTTGGAGAACCGGCAGAAGGCCCTCCAGGAGTCCAACGCCGAACTGGAGGACAAGGCCGAGCTGCTGGCCCGGCAGAACCGCGACATCGAGGTGAAGAACACCGAGATCGAGGAGGCGCGGCAGGTCCTGGAGGAGCGGGCCGAGCAGCTCGCCGTCTCCATGCGGTACAAGTCGGAGTTCCTGGCGAACATGTCGCACGAGCTGCGTACGCCGCTCAACTCGCTGCTGATCCTGGCCAAGCTGCTCGCGGACAACGCGGACGCGAACCTCTCGCCGAAGCAGGTCGAGTTCGCCGAGACCATCCACGGGGCGGGCTCCGACCTGCTCCAGCTGATCAACGACATCCTCGACCTGTCCAAGGTCGAGGCGGGCAAGATGGACGTCTCGCCGACGCGCATCGCGCTGGTCCAGCTCGTCGACTACGTGGAGGCGACCTTCCGGCCGCTCACCGCCGAGAAGGGACTCGACTTCTCCGTACGGGTCTCCCCGGAGCTGCCCGCCACGCTGCACACCGACGAGCAGCGCCTCCTCCAGGTGCTGCGCAACCTGCTGTCGAACGCGGTGAAGTTCACCGACTCCGGGGCGGTCGAGCTGGTGATCCGGCCCGCCAACGCGGACGTACCGCACGAGATCCGGGAGCAGCTGCTGGAGGCCGGGTCGCTGCGGGACTCCGACGGCGACCTGATCGCGTTCTCCGTGACCGACACCGGCATCGGCATCGCGGCGAGCAAGATGCGGGTCATCTTCGAGGCGTTCAAGCAGGCCGACGGTACGACGAGCAGGAAGTACGGCGGTACGGGGCTCGGTCTTTCCATCAGCCGGGAGATCGCGCGGCTGCTCGGCGGCGAGATCCACGCGGCGAGCGAGCCGGGACGCGGCTCGACGTTTACTCTGTATCTGCCGCTGCACCCGAGCGAGCTGCCGCCGCAGGGCTACCCGCAGCTCAGCCCCGGCGGGCTCGAACTGCCGCGCAGGGCACCGTCCCAGGACGCGCACCGGACCCCGGACGCGGCTCTGCCGCCGTACCACCTGGGTGTCGTACGCAACGAGCCGCAGACGGGCGCGGCCGGACTGTTCCGCAGGCGGCGCAAGGCGCTCGGCCAGTCCGAAGAGCGGCCCGCGCTGCCCGGCCAGCCGGCTCAGGCGGCGAGCGGCAGCACGCCGCAGGAGCCGTGGGCGGGGCAGCAGGGGCAGGAGAGCGCACCGGAGGAGCGGCGGACCTTCGGGTTCTCCGGCGAGAAGGTGCTGATCGTCGACGACGACATCCGGAACGTCTTCGCGCTGACGAGCGTCCTGGAGCAGCACGGCCTTTCGGTGCTGTACGCGGAGAACGGGCGCGAGGGCATCGAAGTCCTGGAGCAGCACGACGATGTGACGGTCGTACTGATGGACATCATGATGCCGGAGATGGACGGCTACGCGACGACGACGGCGATCCGCAGGATGCCGCAGTTCGCCGGGCTGCCGATCATCGCGCTCACCGCGAAGGCGATGAAGGGCGACCGGGAGAAGGCCATCGACTCGGGTGCTTCGGACTACGTGACGAAGCCGGTCGACCCGGATCATCTGCTCGGTGTGATGGAACAGTGGATGCGCGGGGAGGAGTGA